A window of Candidatus Xiphinematobacter sp. Idaho Grape contains these coding sequences:
- the mrdA gene encoding penicillin-binding protein 2 produces MNRKRTKLRLYFLAAIILLALGAVTTKLWYIQIIKSADYRARTDARSKLTIRIPAVRGEIRDRNGIPLVQNRASFDMDFYLPAVVRAYKQIYGHPPQISHRAAIGNMIKDLTEDDIVAVVKQMLIFRLEDLGLMHSFNFDKLQTHYRGSVEIPFHYRRDIDFDTVACLSENNATLPGVTVAMQPIRRYVYGAMAAHVLGYVGMPRHINRKEASKFSFFQPDIEGKSQIELYANEWLKGTPGIRVLRSKIRGGVAEEEVSTIVPKRGSDVYLTIDARIQYISEKAMRAVGRGAAVVVDPNSGDVLAMVSVPSFDPNKFIPAISARDWNTLIADPTNPLINRSIGAYAPGSVYKIVTALAGLSKRLGHKPFTCTGGIQYGNKYMQCWVVQKHLRSHGILTLSEALEVSCNAFFYQYGNATGIDQIVQTGSMLGLGQKTGIPLAGESSGLLPTPGWLSTLNPAERWSTGYTANTSIGQGFVLTTPLQMALLTATIANGGITYYPRLIDRVVSPNDCIVTREPTKVIRTNLLDKNGGIRPEDFELVRDGLWRVVNSKRGTGGKVRVQNVSVAGKSGTAQFWRDHIKDNRVWFVAFAPFEKPKYAVCVMVEGAQSGGSVAAPIVKKILGDILAMENGKEPHLTALSPAKGDFSQIESVDFEDTLPSVGAKTIENEGVAKTLVTPGLHAAGSKATQATQPDISG; encoded by the coding sequence ATGAACCGGAAGCGGACAAAACTCCGATTATACTTCCTAGCTGCCATTATTCTCCTCGCGCTCGGCGCAGTTACTACAAAATTGTGGTATATTCAAATCATCAAATCAGCTGATTACCGTGCGCGTACTGACGCACGCTCCAAGCTTACTATACGGATTCCAGCTGTACGTGGGGAAATTCGTGACCGCAACGGAATACCGCTAGTCCAAAACCGAGCCAGCTTTGATATGGACTTCTACTTACCTGCTGTAGTGCGCGCCTACAAACAAATCTATGGCCACCCGCCCCAGATTAGTCATCGAGCTGCTATAGGCAATATGATCAAGGATCTGACCGAGGATGATATCGTCGCTGTTGTCAAGCAAATGCTTATTTTTCGACTGGAAGACCTTGGACTTATGCACAGTTTCAATTTCGACAAACTCCAGACACACTATCGGGGTAGCGTCGAGATTCCCTTTCATTACCGCCGGGATATCGATTTCGATACTGTGGCCTGCCTTAGCGAAAATAATGCTACATTACCAGGAGTAACAGTCGCCATGCAGCCTATTCGTCGTTATGTCTATGGGGCCATGGCGGCACACGTGCTAGGTTATGTAGGCATGCCGCGCCATATCAATCGGAAGGAAGCCTCTAAATTCTCTTTCTTTCAGCCAGATATAGAAGGGAAATCTCAGATTGAACTCTATGCGAATGAGTGGCTAAAAGGTACTCCTGGAATACGCGTACTTCGGAGCAAGATAAGAGGGGGTGTTGCTGAGGAAGAAGTCAGTACGATTGTCCCAAAGCGTGGGAGTGATGTCTACCTTACCATTGATGCCCGCATCCAATATATTTCGGAAAAAGCCATGCGCGCCGTCGGTAGGGGCGCTGCTGTGGTAGTGGATCCCAACAGCGGAGATGTTCTCGCTATGGTGTCAGTTCCTTCCTTTGATCCAAATAAATTCATTCCCGCAATTAGTGCAAGGGACTGGAACACTCTGATTGCTGATCCCACAAATCCATTGATCAACCGCTCCATTGGCGCTTACGCTCCTGGTTCTGTCTATAAGATTGTCACCGCACTTGCCGGTCTTTCTAAAAGGCTCGGACACAAGCCTTTTACTTGTACCGGTGGCATCCAATATGGGAATAAATACATGCAGTGTTGGGTTGTCCAGAAGCACCTGCGCTCCCACGGAATCCTTACTCTCTCCGAGGCCCTAGAAGTTTCCTGCAATGCTTTTTTTTACCAGTATGGAAACGCCACAGGCATCGATCAAATTGTGCAGACTGGAAGTATGCTCGGGCTAGGGCAAAAAACCGGAATCCCTCTTGCCGGAGAATCTTCTGGCCTCCTCCCTACTCCAGGGTGGCTTTCCACTCTCAATCCTGCAGAGAGATGGTCCACAGGTTATACAGCCAACACATCTATCGGTCAGGGTTTCGTGCTCACTACTCCCCTTCAAATGGCCCTCCTTACTGCAACGATCGCTAATGGCGGCATCACCTACTACCCTCGCCTAATTGACCGCGTTGTTTCCCCAAACGACTGCATCGTTACTAGAGAGCCTACTAAGGTTATTCGAACAAATCTTCTCGATAAAAATGGAGGGATACGACCAGAGGACTTTGAGTTAGTACGTGATGGCCTGTGGAGAGTTGTCAACTCCAAGAGGGGTACAGGAGGGAAAGTACGCGTGCAAAATGTTTCTGTGGCTGGCAAGAGTGGGACTGCTCAATTTTGGCGTGACCACATTAAGGACAACCGGGTCTGGTTTGTTGCCTTTGCCCCATTTGAAAAACCTAAATACGCTGTGTGCGTTATGGTAGAAGGGGCGCAGTCTGGTGGTAGCGTTGCTGCCCCCATCGTAAAAAAAATCCTCGGGGATATTCTCGCTATGGAGAACGGTAAAGAGCCCCACTTGACTGCACTGAGTCCGGCTAAAGGGGACTTTTCTCAAATTGAATCGGTAGATTTTGAAGACACCCTCCCCAGCGTAGGGGCTAAAACCATTGAGAACGAAGGAGTTGCTAAAACTCTAGTCACTCCGGGCCTACACGCTGCAGGTAGTAAGGCAACACAGGCCACGCAACCCGATATTAGTGGATAA
- a CDS encoding phage holin family protein yields MKAFIIRWVITTVAVYVASIIVPGMHVGSLSTLVGSALLLGIVNTFVRPVLLLLSTPFILLTMGIFIFVINALLLSFVSWLFPSFQIEGFWSAFLGSFLISSISWMLGLFFRTSTSSDGHVHVIRHHSTIKRADARIVDDP; encoded by the coding sequence ATGAAAGCATTCATTATCCGGTGGGTCATCACGACAGTCGCCGTTTATGTTGCCTCAATCATCGTTCCTGGAATGCATGTAGGCTCGCTCAGTACCTTAGTAGGATCTGCCTTACTTCTTGGGATTGTAAACACCTTCGTGCGCCCGGTTCTACTATTGCTAAGTACCCCCTTTATCCTACTTACAATGGGCATTTTCATCTTTGTCATTAACGCACTGCTTCTAAGCTTTGTCTCCTGGCTATTTCCCTCTTTTCAAATAGAGGGATTTTGGAGCGCATTTCTTGGATCCTTTCTCATCAGCTCGATAAGTTGGATGCTCGGCCTATTTTTCCGCACTAGTACTAGTAGTGATGGGCATGTCCACGTCATTAGACACCACTCTACCATTAAACGTGCCGACGCCCGCATAGTTGACGACCCATGA
- the leuB gene encoding 3-isopropylmalate dehydrogenase has translation MTAQIAVLVGDGIGPEVMEEALRVLYKVQSHFGLRLKLTRQLVGGAAIDATGVALPPQTLQACETSDAILFGSVGGPKWAFLPPERQPERAALLFLRRHFSLFANLRPAICLPALAHASPLHPRIVMKGFNILCVRELTGGLYFGEPKGISEEKGERVAVDTMVYRESEIRRVAKVAFDAALLRSRHLTSIDKANVLQNGVLWRRIVDDVAAHYPDVSLNHLYIDNAAMQLIRNPCNFDVLLTENLFGDVLSDEVAMLAGSIGMLPSASLSARATPQGRFGLYEPSGGSAPDIAGKGVANPIAQILSVAMLLRYSFSTSQSAVAAATAIENAVCSVITEGRLRTADIWTEGTTKVGTSEMGKAIADAISFQ, from the coding sequence ATGACGGCTCAAATAGCAGTTCTTGTAGGTGATGGTATTGGTCCGGAAGTTATGGAGGAGGCTCTTCGCGTGCTCTACAAAGTACAGTCTCACTTTGGACTTCGATTGAAGTTGACCAGGCAATTGGTTGGAGGTGCTGCTATTGATGCAACTGGAGTTGCTCTTCCCCCCCAAACTTTGCAGGCTTGCGAGACTTCGGATGCTATTCTTTTTGGCTCAGTAGGTGGGCCAAAGTGGGCCTTCCTCCCACCAGAACGACAACCGGAAAGGGCTGCATTGCTTTTCTTACGCAGACACTTTTCCCTATTTGCCAATTTACGCCCTGCTATCTGTCTTCCTGCTCTTGCTCATGCCTCTCCTCTTCATCCACGTATTGTCATGAAAGGATTTAATATCCTTTGTGTCCGAGAATTAACTGGTGGACTTTATTTTGGAGAACCAAAGGGCATTAGTGAAGAAAAGGGGGAAAGAGTTGCCGTTGACACCATGGTCTACCGCGAGAGCGAAATTCGCCGCGTCGCCAAAGTTGCTTTTGACGCGGCTCTGTTACGGTCTAGACACCTTACCTCAATTGACAAAGCAAATGTCCTCCAAAATGGAGTACTCTGGCGCCGCATAGTGGATGATGTCGCCGCTCATTATCCGGACGTTTCTCTTAATCATCTCTACATAGACAACGCTGCTATGCAGCTAATTAGAAATCCATGTAACTTTGACGTGCTGCTCACTGAAAATCTGTTTGGGGATGTCCTAAGCGACGAAGTTGCTATGCTCGCCGGTTCTATAGGCATGCTCCCCAGTGCTAGCCTGAGTGCCAGAGCTACCCCCCAGGGAAGATTTGGGCTTTACGAACCTAGTGGTGGGTCAGCTCCTGATATTGCCGGGAAAGGCGTTGCTAACCCTATCGCTCAAATTCTCTCCGTAGCCATGCTTTTACGGTACTCTTTTAGCACTTCTCAATCAGCGGTTGCGGCAGCGACTGCTATTGAAAATGCAGTCTGTTCCGTTATTACCGAGGGGAGACTTCGCACTGCAGATATTTGGACAGAAGGCACGACAAAAGTAGGAACCTCGGAGATGGGCAAAGCAATCGCTGACGCTATTAGCTTCCAATAA
- a CDS encoding Rne/Rng family ribonuclease, producing MIESVKRLLGFGKKKLDIILVVSCEKLEKRVALLEGGLLEEYSTERETERNVVGAIFKGKVRNIEPGIKAMFVDIGFGKNAFLQFWDAIPAALDSGVETISRGGKEKNPPASKRVTAKDVPSIYPVGSEIMVQVRKGPISNKGPRITTDISLPGRYLVLMPFNDQCGISRKIEDPRERERLRTILRKLRLPEGIGLIIRTIGQKQRERFFVRDLSLLLEQWQQIQTGMEEKTAPAVLSSEPDLIDRTVRDFLTDSVDAVYLDDRQACERMQTLIGHISRRARNKVHLYSGQQPIFESFGVQKQIEAAFLQKVWLPCGGYIVIDETEAMIAVDVNTGRNKGTKDIGKTILQTNLEAADEIARQLRLRNIGGIIVADFIDMKNRRDQQAVYQRLRERLRRDKARTNVLPISPLGLMEMTRQRAKESLASVHYLGCPYCHGHGTVKSPTTMSVELQRAIHSVMRRHVNSVHEIRITVHPDLLSRLRTEDEELLLDIERHYAVRLSFRTDPNFHHERFTILNAITNEEMGP from the coding sequence ATGATTGAATCAGTAAAACGCCTCCTTGGTTTTGGTAAAAAGAAACTTGATATCATCCTCGTTGTGAGCTGCGAAAAGCTTGAAAAGCGCGTCGCACTTTTGGAGGGCGGTCTCCTAGAGGAGTACTCTACAGAGAGGGAAACAGAACGCAACGTCGTTGGTGCTATCTTCAAAGGGAAGGTACGTAATATTGAGCCTGGAATTAAGGCTATGTTTGTCGATATTGGCTTTGGAAAAAATGCCTTCCTCCAGTTCTGGGATGCTATCCCAGCAGCATTAGACAGTGGAGTTGAAACCATTAGCCGCGGTGGAAAGGAAAAAAATCCCCCTGCAAGTAAGAGGGTCACGGCCAAAGATGTCCCCTCCATTTACCCTGTTGGTTCAGAGATTATGGTCCAGGTAAGGAAGGGGCCTATCAGCAACAAGGGACCTAGAATTACGACGGACATCAGTTTACCAGGACGCTACTTGGTCCTTATGCCATTTAACGACCAGTGTGGCATTTCACGCAAAATTGAAGACCCTAGAGAACGCGAGCGTCTACGCACCATTTTAAGAAAACTTCGTCTTCCTGAAGGGATAGGCCTCATTATCCGCACAATTGGACAAAAACAACGTGAGCGGTTCTTTGTGCGTGACTTAAGCCTCTTGCTAGAGCAATGGCAGCAAATCCAAACTGGAATGGAGGAAAAGACTGCCCCTGCCGTACTCTCATCAGAACCGGATCTTATCGACCGTACGGTACGGGACTTCCTTACAGATAGCGTGGATGCCGTATACTTAGACGACAGGCAAGCATGTGAGCGTATGCAAACCCTAATTGGACATATTTCTAGACGTGCTCGCAATAAGGTCCACCTCTATAGTGGACAACAGCCTATCTTTGAAAGTTTTGGCGTCCAGAAGCAAATTGAGGCAGCTTTTCTACAGAAAGTGTGGCTGCCATGCGGTGGCTATATTGTCATTGACGAAACAGAGGCTATGATTGCCGTCGACGTCAATACAGGTCGTAATAAAGGGACAAAGGACATAGGAAAAACTATTCTTCAAACTAACCTTGAAGCTGCGGATGAAATTGCTCGCCAACTTCGCCTTCGGAATATTGGGGGTATCATCGTCGCAGACTTTATTGATATGAAGAACCGTAGAGACCAACAGGCCGTCTACCAAAGACTCCGTGAACGTCTCAGGCGGGACAAGGCACGCACGAATGTCCTTCCCATTTCTCCATTGGGTCTCATGGAGATGACTCGTCAGCGTGCCAAAGAAAGTTTAGCAAGTGTTCACTATCTTGGTTGTCCTTACTGTCACGGGCATGGCACTGTCAAGAGTCCAACAACGATGAGCGTCGAACTTCAAAGAGCCATCCACTCCGTCATGCGCAGGCATGTCAACAGCGTCCATGAAATTAGAATTACCGTGCACCCCGATCTTCTGAGTCGCTTACGTACAGAGGACGAAGAGCTGCTTCTAGATATTGAGCGCCACTACGCCGTGCGACTGAGCTTCCGCACAGACCCCAACTTCCATCATGAGAGATTTACGATTTTAAATGCTATAACCAATGAGGAGATGGGACCCTAA
- the ruvA gene encoding Holliday junction branch migration protein RuvA — translation MIAFLEGILSEILPAQIAINVHGVGYQLHVPTSIICQLPKIGEKVRILTHLLVREDSHVLYGFISSDERDLFRLLVQRVSGVGPKLALSILSRMSVDAFKAAVIRSDLTTISCVNGMGRKTAERVILELRDKLGVVAEWEEVGLTHIDKHASANASDAVFALMSLGYRKPEARRMVYQVLKHSHGLVSSEELVRKALKL, via the coding sequence ATGATTGCCTTTTTAGAGGGCATCTTATCCGAGATATTGCCTGCGCAGATTGCAATCAACGTGCATGGGGTTGGCTATCAGCTTCACGTTCCTACATCTATCATTTGTCAATTACCAAAGATAGGGGAAAAAGTGCGGATTTTGACCCACCTGCTTGTTCGGGAGGACAGCCATGTCCTTTACGGATTCATTTCTTCCGACGAAAGGGATCTTTTTCGACTTTTGGTACAACGTGTATCAGGTGTAGGACCCAAGTTGGCACTTTCTATCCTAAGTAGGATGAGCGTGGATGCCTTTAAGGCTGCTGTGATCCGTTCGGACCTGACAACTATTTCGTGTGTCAACGGCATGGGAAGGAAGACAGCTGAGCGGGTGATCCTGGAGTTAAGGGATAAACTAGGTGTAGTAGCAGAATGGGAAGAAGTCGGCCTCACTCACATAGATAAGCATGCTTCCGCCAATGCTAGTGATGCGGTCTTTGCTTTAATGTCCTTAGGTTATAGGAAACCGGAAGCTCGCCGAATGGTGTATCAAGTACTGAAACACTCGCATGGACTGGTTTCCTCAGAAGAGTTGGTCCGAAAAGCCCTTAAACTATAG
- the mreC gene encoding rod shape-determining protein MreC, translating into MRKIHVALLLLVLPAVLTLTNMRAVLVQKMQSNFLSFLSPVMKTVATIKETFVGFFYSQSSLSTPTQLQRRISTLSQERDRLRATVKLMQSLQEENNQLRSALAYRERSVFHLVPARVISYSASIWWSTILIDHGFQDGVELDMPVITEVGLVGKVITVGKGVSTVLLVTDENCKVAATVEGTREKGITSGHRISTSNSTLLELNFLSKDAQIESGKRVYTVGVSRGIFPPGILIGTIRCVHSRELDSQAQLEPAVDLSHLEDKDVFVIAKGTR; encoded by the coding sequence ATGAGAAAGATTCACGTCGCCCTACTTTTACTCGTGTTGCCAGCCGTACTAACGCTGACCAATATGCGGGCCGTACTTGTCCAGAAAATGCAGTCTAACTTCCTCTCTTTTCTCTCTCCAGTAATGAAGACCGTTGCGACAATTAAGGAAACTTTTGTTGGTTTCTTCTACTCACAGTCCTCTCTGTCTACGCCCACCCAATTGCAACGACGGATAAGCACTCTCTCTCAAGAGAGAGATAGGCTCCGTGCTACTGTCAAACTGATGCAGAGCTTGCAAGAGGAAAACAACCAGCTCCGTAGTGCACTTGCTTATCGTGAGCGCTCCGTTTTTCATTTGGTCCCTGCTCGTGTAATCTCTTACAGCGCCTCTATCTGGTGGAGCACTATCCTAATTGACCATGGCTTTCAAGATGGGGTCGAGCTAGACATGCCTGTCATTACGGAAGTTGGATTGGTAGGAAAAGTTATCACCGTCGGAAAGGGCGTTTCTACTGTTTTGCTTGTCACAGATGAAAATTGTAAGGTGGCTGCCACAGTGGAAGGAACACGGGAAAAGGGTATCACCAGTGGTCATCGGATCTCTACCAGCAACTCTACACTCCTGGAGTTAAATTTCCTCTCCAAGGATGCCCAAATCGAATCTGGAAAGCGGGTTTATACCGTTGGGGTCAGTAGGGGGATCTTCCCTCCTGGAATCCTTATAGGGACTATTAGGTGTGTCCATTCTAGAGAACTAGATAGCCAGGCACAGCTGGAGCCTGCCGTTGATCTTTCTCATCTGGAAGATAAGGATGTCTTCGTCATAGCAAAAGGGACCAGATGA
- a CDS encoding HesB/IscA family protein, which produces MVEMSQSAARHLAELLAAGGRGLCISLERGWCTGLGYVMSLGFQGDGDVVLTCEGSRVFVDQEGVPYLSGSTLNYEDFLNGSGFHIQNPQASRSCGCGTEIAS; this is translated from the coding sequence ATGGTGGAGATGAGCCAAAGTGCGGCTCGGCATCTTGCTGAGCTCCTAGCTGCTGGTGGGAGGGGGTTGTGCATTTCTTTGGAGCGTGGCTGGTGTACAGGATTAGGGTATGTGATGTCTCTGGGCTTCCAGGGGGACGGAGATGTGGTCCTTACATGCGAGGGGAGTCGTGTTTTCGTTGATCAGGAAGGTGTTCCTTATCTAAGTGGGAGCACTTTGAATTACGAGGATTTCCTCAACGGGAGTGGTTTCCACATTCAAAATCCCCAGGCATCTCGCAGCTGTGGGTGTGGAACTGAGATAGCTTCATAG
- a CDS encoding phosphoribosylanthranilate isomerase gives MPLFSHSQLQIKICGLKTSEEAKVAIHAGADALGFNFFPSSKRFLSPGSALSLLSTLPRKVARVAVVVNPTSAELQFLLASCAFDAIQFHGDESPEFCRNSGFPVWIKAIRVSSYELTERQVRSFPTPYLLLDADSPSGVYGGTGMLIDLSLAKRVIHAFPHKRFLLAGGLRPENVRKAVSMVHPFAVDVSSGVEDDLGYKSASKIQALIKAAREDVVEHEKL, from the coding sequence ATGCCTCTGTTTTCTCATAGCCAGCTTCAAATTAAGATTTGTGGGTTGAAAACCTCCGAAGAAGCCAAGGTCGCTATTCATGCGGGAGCAGACGCTTTAGGGTTCAATTTTTTTCCATCTTCCAAGCGCTTCCTTTCTCCAGGGTCCGCCTTGTCTCTATTATCCACATTACCGCGCAAGGTGGCGCGTGTTGCCGTAGTCGTAAATCCTACTTCTGCAGAACTTCAGTTTCTCCTTGCGTCTTGCGCTTTCGATGCCATCCAATTTCATGGGGACGAATCTCCAGAGTTTTGCCGAAACTCCGGTTTCCCCGTTTGGATCAAAGCTATACGGGTAAGTAGCTATGAACTTACCGAAAGGCAAGTACGCTCTTTCCCAACTCCTTATCTTTTACTGGATGCCGATTCTCCTAGTGGGGTTTATGGCGGTACAGGAATGCTCATTGATCTTTCCCTAGCTAAACGTGTGATTCATGCCTTTCCACATAAGCGTTTCCTTCTGGCAGGAGGGCTACGCCCAGAAAATGTTAGGAAGGCTGTTTCTATGGTACATCCCTTTGCGGTTGACGTCTCTAGCGGCGTTGAAGACGATCTTGGGTATAAATCAGCGTCAAAAATCCAGGCCTTGATTAAGGCTGCAAGGGAAGACGTAGTAGAACATGAAAAATTGTAA
- a CDS encoding rod shape-determining protein — protein sequence MFDKLLGFFSNDIGIDLGTANTLVYAKDRGIVLREPSVVAVHQGTSKVLAVGDEAKRMLGRTPGNIVAIRPLKDGVIADFEITEEMLRHFISKVHNRGYMVRPRVVIAVPSGITEVEKRAVKDSATHAGAREVYLIEEPMAAAIGVGLPVQDAAGNMIVDIGGGTTEVALISLSGIVLSRSVRIAGDELDEAISQYMKRTYNLMIGERTAEEIKIRIGSAYKLDKETTMEVKGRDLVAGLPKTIAISSQEVREALTEPVATIVDSVRITLERCPPELSADLVDRGLVLAGGGALLRGLDKLLSEATALPVHIAEDPLSAVAEGTGKALQELSFLRAVASTDKSQWRQSI from the coding sequence ATGTTTGATAAGTTACTGGGATTTTTCTCCAATGATATCGGGATTGACCTGGGCACAGCCAACACCCTGGTCTACGCGAAGGATCGTGGCATAGTTTTGCGCGAGCCTTCCGTGGTAGCTGTTCACCAAGGAACGAGCAAGGTGTTGGCTGTAGGAGATGAGGCCAAGCGGATGTTGGGGAGGACTCCTGGTAATATTGTTGCCATTCGTCCCCTAAAAGACGGTGTCATAGCTGATTTCGAAATCACTGAGGAAATGCTGCGGCATTTCATTAGTAAGGTACACAATCGAGGATACATGGTGCGTCCACGAGTAGTAATCGCCGTACCGAGCGGCATAACGGAGGTGGAAAAACGCGCCGTCAAGGACTCTGCAACTCATGCTGGCGCCAGGGAGGTTTATCTCATAGAAGAACCAATGGCAGCCGCTATTGGAGTAGGATTGCCCGTCCAGGATGCTGCTGGGAACATGATTGTCGATATTGGGGGCGGAACTACCGAAGTTGCTCTAATTTCCCTTTCTGGTATCGTCCTCAGCCGGAGTGTACGCATTGCAGGAGATGAGCTTGACGAGGCCATCTCCCAATACATGAAGCGTACATATAATCTTATGATAGGGGAGCGCACTGCAGAAGAAATTAAGATTAGGATTGGGTCAGCTTATAAACTGGATAAAGAGACGACAATGGAAGTCAAAGGGCGTGACCTGGTGGCAGGACTTCCAAAGACTATCGCTATTTCTTCACAGGAAGTCCGAGAAGCGCTCACTGAGCCTGTTGCTACGATTGTGGATTCCGTGCGCATTACACTCGAACGCTGTCCTCCTGAGCTTTCTGCAGATTTGGTAGACCGTGGTTTAGTTCTTGCCGGTGGAGGGGCGCTACTCCGAGGTTTAGATAAATTGTTGTCAGAAGCAACTGCCCTTCCTGTTCATATTGCAGAAGATCCCCTGAGTGCTGTTGCCGAAGGTACAGGAAAAGCTCTTCAGGAACTCAGTTTTTTGCGTGCAGTTGCCTCCACAGACAAATCTCAGTGGAGACAGTCAATATAG
- a CDS encoding alpha-1,4-glucan--maltose-1-phosphate maltosyltransferase has translation MKQPAAIVIQHLTPELDCGKFPLKRAVGGDLCIEADIFKEGCGVLRAVLKWRFVGEKVWNEGMMFALENNRWRGAFPLLKVGMWEYTIEAWQDEFLSWQQEICKKFDGGMYELRSEALEGSQFIETAAQNAGATTDASILEKFSETARQANTEQLHSLCKDPKLIALMMYWGERSLSAVLLPTRRVRVDRQRAVFAAWYEFFPRSAEGKAESGSTLRNCLNRIDDAKEMGFDVVYFPPVHPIGETNRKGRNNAPRCMPGDPGVPYAIGNFRQGEMGGGHRDIAPELGTLRDFEWLVSEVHKRGMEVALDFAINCSPDHPYLRDHPEWFFWRPDGSIKCAENPPKRYEDVFPLNFYAKNWRILWEELFQVLLFWCARGVLIFRVDNPHTKPIFFWEWIISKVQEKYPQAIFLSEAFTHQKMMQLLAKVGFTQSYTYFTWRNTKRELMEYFTELTQSEMKEFFRPNLFTNTPDILPYFLQRGGRAGFQIRAILAATLATVYGIYSGFELCENAAIPGGEEYLNSEKYQFKERDWNAPENIKNYLTALNRIRRENRALRFYESLRFYPADNDQILFYSKSTPSKNNVLLVVVSLDPHKPQSAYVNVPLEEFGYVEQDTYQLEDLLSGERFSWARDQNYVALNPSCPAHILRLRR, from the coding sequence GTGAAACAACCAGCCGCTATCGTTATTCAGCACCTTACTCCAGAGCTGGATTGCGGAAAGTTTCCTCTAAAACGGGCAGTGGGAGGGGACCTTTGCATTGAGGCAGACATTTTTAAGGAAGGGTGTGGAGTTCTCAGGGCCGTCCTAAAGTGGCGATTTGTGGGCGAAAAAGTATGGAACGAGGGGATGATGTTTGCCCTGGAAAACAATCGATGGAGGGGGGCATTCCCCCTACTTAAGGTAGGAATGTGGGAGTATACTATCGAAGCATGGCAAGACGAGTTCCTTTCCTGGCAGCAGGAAATTTGTAAGAAATTCGATGGCGGCATGTATGAGCTCCGTAGTGAGGCTTTAGAGGGATCTCAATTTATAGAAACAGCTGCTCAGAATGCAGGTGCGACCACCGATGCTTCAATCTTGGAAAAGTTTTCCGAAACGGCTCGGCAAGCCAACACCGAACAGTTACATTCCCTCTGCAAGGATCCTAAGTTGATCGCACTGATGATGTATTGGGGAGAGCGATCGCTTTCTGCAGTGTTATTACCCACTCGAAGGGTGCGTGTAGATCGTCAAAGAGCGGTTTTCGCAGCGTGGTATGAGTTTTTCCCACGTTCAGCGGAAGGAAAAGCAGAGTCAGGGTCGACATTGCGAAATTGTCTAAACAGAATCGACGATGCGAAGGAAATGGGGTTTGACGTTGTCTACTTCCCACCGGTTCATCCTATTGGAGAAACTAACCGCAAGGGGAGAAATAATGCCCCAAGGTGTATGCCTGGAGATCCAGGAGTACCCTACGCAATCGGCAACTTCCGCCAAGGGGAAATGGGTGGTGGACATCGGGATATAGCACCTGAGTTGGGAACACTCAGGGATTTCGAATGGTTGGTTTCGGAAGTACATAAGCGGGGTATGGAAGTTGCATTGGACTTTGCCATCAATTGTTCTCCAGATCACCCTTATCTTCGCGACCATCCCGAGTGGTTTTTTTGGCGTCCAGATGGCTCCATTAAGTGTGCGGAAAATCCACCTAAAAGGTATGAGGACGTTTTTCCACTCAACTTTTACGCTAAGAATTGGAGGATTCTTTGGGAGGAACTATTTCAGGTGCTACTATTCTGGTGTGCCCGCGGGGTACTTATCTTTCGCGTAGACAATCCACATACAAAACCCATATTTTTTTGGGAGTGGATCATTTCCAAGGTTCAGGAGAAATATCCGCAGGCTATCTTTTTAAGTGAGGCTTTTACCCACCAAAAAATGATGCAATTGCTTGCAAAGGTAGGCTTTACCCAGAGCTATACTTATTTTACCTGGAGAAATACCAAGCGGGAGCTCATGGAGTATTTTACTGAACTTACTCAGTCAGAAATGAAGGAATTTTTTCGCCCAAACCTCTTTACCAATACTCCGGATATTTTGCCGTATTTTCTTCAGCGAGGAGGACGCGCTGGGTTTCAAATTCGTGCCATCTTGGCGGCCACACTGGCCACAGTTTATGGCATTTATAGTGGTTTTGAGCTGTGTGAGAATGCTGCGATTCCAGGTGGTGAGGAGTATCTGAATTCAGAAAAATATCAGTTTAAAGAGCGAGACTGGAATGCTCCTGAAAACATTAAGAATTACCTCACTGCACTTAATAGGATTCGCCGAGAAAATAGGGCGCTGCGTTTTTATGAAAGTCTCCGATTTTATCCCGCGGACAACGACCAAATTCTGTTCTACAGCAAATCTACTCCTTCCAAAAACAATGTCCTCCTTGTTGTGGTCAGTCTGGATCCACATAAGCCACAGTCTGCCTACGTCAATGTTCCTCTCGAGGAGTTTGGTTATGTGGAGCAGGACACTTATCAACTAGAGGATTTGCTCAGTGGAGAGAGATTTTCCTGGGCTAGGGATCAAAATTATGTGGCCCTGAACCCCTCATGCCCAGCGCATATATTGCGTTTACGGCGATGA